A genomic window from Maridesulfovibrio sp. includes:
- the uvrB gene encoding excinuclease ABC subunit UvrB, translating to MANNFELVSDYTLKGDQPEAVKQLVENLKQGVQDQVLLGATGTGKTFAMANVIKELNRPTLVMAPNKTLAAQLFNEFKSLFPHNAVEYFVSYYDYYQPEAYLPHSDTYIEKDSSINDDIDKLRHSATHALLTRRDVLIVASVSCIYGLGSPEFYAKMIIPVEEGQEMSMEKLMDRLVEVQYERNDYDFHRGTFRVRGDVIEIIPAYSREQALRIEFFGDEIDSILETDPLTGEVTGRRRKTVIYPASHFVSDQDNLERAREDIRKELAETLTSYKADNKLIEAQRIEQRTMYDLEMIEEIGYCNGIENYSRHLDGRKEGEPPATLIHYFPDDFLLFMDESHIAVPQVGAMYNGDRSRKTTLVNFGFRLPSALDNRPLCFEEFLDIIGQTVYVSATPGPWEMERAQGLVVEQIIRPTGLLDPEIEVRPVKGQMDDLLAECKEREKRGERVLITTLTKRMSEDLTDYFNQMGVEAKYLHSDIDTMERMAIIQSLRAGEFVALVGINLLREGLDIPEVSLVAILDADKEGFLRSTRSLIQTFGRAARNSEGRVILYADNVTRSMRTAMDETYRRRAKQIAYNEEHGIVPQTIAKSLDNMLGTLYSDNWSGSEVKIAAEDVAEYGLDPAKMEKEVRKLEKDMRKYAAELEFEKAAELRDRIQNLREKILSLG from the coding sequence ATGGCGAACAATTTTGAACTTGTAAGTGATTATACACTTAAGGGCGACCAGCCTGAAGCAGTTAAGCAGCTGGTGGAAAATCTCAAGCAGGGCGTGCAGGATCAGGTTCTGCTCGGAGCGACCGGTACTGGTAAAACTTTTGCCATGGCCAACGTCATCAAAGAATTGAACCGGCCCACGCTGGTAATGGCCCCCAACAAGACCCTTGCGGCTCAGCTTTTCAATGAATTTAAATCATTATTTCCGCATAACGCCGTCGAGTACTTTGTAAGTTATTACGATTACTATCAGCCGGAAGCATATCTTCCCCACTCGGATACCTACATTGAGAAAGATTCCTCTATTAACGATGACATTGATAAACTGCGCCATTCCGCAACACATGCACTGCTGACAAGGCGTGATGTGCTTATTGTAGCTTCAGTTTCCTGCATTTACGGTCTCGGTTCGCCCGAATTTTATGCCAAGATGATTATCCCGGTGGAAGAAGGGCAGGAAATGTCCATGGAAAAGCTCATGGACCGGCTGGTTGAAGTTCAGTATGAACGCAATGATTATGATTTCCACCGCGGAACTTTCCGGGTGCGTGGTGATGTTATTGAGATTATCCCGGCCTATAGCAGGGAACAGGCTTTGCGAATTGAATTTTTCGGCGACGAAATTGATTCTATTCTCGAAACCGATCCTTTGACCGGTGAAGTCACCGGACGCAGACGTAAAACAGTCATCTATCCGGCCAGTCACTTTGTTTCTGATCAGGATAACCTTGAGCGGGCGAGGGAAGATATCCGTAAGGAACTGGCTGAGACTCTGACTTCCTACAAAGCTGACAATAAGCTTATTGAGGCGCAGCGCATAGAGCAGCGTACCATGTATGATCTGGAGATGATCGAAGAAATCGGTTACTGCAACGGGATTGAAAACTACTCCCGGCATTTGGATGGACGTAAGGAAGGTGAACCGCCTGCAACCCTGATCCATTATTTCCCGGATGATTTTCTGCTGTTTATGGATGAATCGCATATAGCGGTTCCGCAGGTTGGCGCTATGTATAACGGTGACCGGTCGCGTAAGACCACGCTGGTTAATTTCGGGTTCAGGTTGCCTTCAGCTCTTGATAACCGCCCGTTATGCTTTGAAGAATTCCTCGACATTATAGGGCAGACTGTCTATGTTTCCGCAACTCCCGGACCATGGGAAATGGAGCGGGCGCAAGGTCTGGTTGTAGAACAGATTATCCGTCCTACCGGTTTGCTTGATCCTGAGATTGAGGTCCGTCCGGTCAAGGGGCAGATGGATGATCTGCTGGCCGAATGCAAAGAGCGCGAAAAGCGTGGCGAGCGGGTGCTGATAACCACCCTGACCAAGCGTATGTCCGAAGACCTGACCGACTATTTTAATCAGATGGGAGTGGAGGCCAAGTACCTGCATTCCGACATTGATACCATGGAGCGAATGGCTATCATCCAGTCCTTGCGGGCCGGGGAGTTTGTCGCTCTTGTAGGAATTAACCTGCTTCGTGAGGGGCTTGATATTCCGGAAGTTTCCCTCGTAGCTATTCTGGATGCTGACAAGGAAGGTTTCCTGCGTTCCACCCGGTCCCTGATTCAGACTTTTGGGCGAGCAGCTCGAAATTCCGAAGGACGGGTTATTCTTTATGCTGATAATGTTACAAGATCGATGCGTACGGCCATGGACGAGACATATCGCCGCCGAGCCAAGCAGATTGCTTATAATGAAGAGCATGGTATTGTGCCACAGACCATTGCTAAATCACTGGATAATATGCTGGGAACATTGTACTCTGACAATTGGTCGGGCAGCGAGGTCAAGATTGCGGCCGAAGACGTTGCCGAGTACGGACTTGATCCCGCAAAAATGGAAAAAGAAGTTCGCAAGCTTGAAAAGGATATGCGTAAATACGCTGCTGAGCTTGAATTTGAAAAAGCCGCTGAACTGCGTGACCGTATCCAGAACCTGCGTGAAAAGATTCTCAGTCTCGGATAA
- the clpS gene encoding ATP-dependent Clp protease adapter ClpS — protein MPEYKEDFESDVLQEDELQEPRKFRVLLHNDDYTSMEFVVAVLMQVFRKTEEESTQIMLKVHNDGVGVCGVYTAEVAETRVEMVKQLAQQAGYPLKCTIEEV, from the coding sequence ATGCCTGAATATAAAGAAGATTTTGAGTCTGATGTATTGCAAGAGGATGAGCTGCAAGAACCACGGAAGTTCCGGGTGCTGCTGCACAATGATGACTACACTTCTATGGAATTCGTTGTTGCCGTGCTCATGCAGGTTTTTAGGAAAACAGAAGAGGAATCCACGCAGATAATGCTCAAGGTCCACAATGATGGGGTCGGAGTGTGTGGAGTTTATACGGCAGAAGTTGCTGAAACACGCGTTGAAATGGTCAAGCAGCTTGCACAGCAGGCAGGCTACCCGCTGAAATGCACAATCGAAGAGGTCTAG
- the crcB gene encoding fluoride efflux transporter CrcB has product MHRYLYIAAGGAAGSLCRYLVSGVAQRMVDSPFPAGTFTVNMIGCLLFGLVTGLFEDRLGFPPEMRLLILTGFMGAFTTFSTYMFESANLVKSGQWAMAAMNIGGQSIFGFFCIIGGLALGRLIVS; this is encoded by the coding sequence ATGCATAGATATTTATACATCGCGGCGGGCGGCGCAGCCGGAAGCCTATGCCGCTATCTTGTTTCAGGTGTTGCCCAGCGAATGGTTGATTCTCCTTTTCCAGCAGGAACATTCACCGTAAACATGATCGGTTGCCTTCTTTTCGGGTTGGTAACCGGATTATTCGAAGATCGCCTCGGCTTCCCTCCGGAGATGAGGCTCCTGATCCTGACCGGATTTATGGGCGCATTCACCACATTTTCCACATATATGTTCGAATCCGCAAACCTTGTAAAATCCGGACAATGGGCCATGGCCGCCATGAATATCGGTGGTCAGAGTATTTTTGGATTTTTCTGCATCATCGGCGGATTGGCACTGGGCAGACTTATAGTTTCCTGA
- a CDS encoding CheR family methyltransferase, with amino-acid sequence MSLHNKTENACGTIGLNTRMTDADFSKFSKLIKEEFGIKMPPSKKTMLEARLQKRLRALGFSYYSQYCDFLFSPGGFEKELTQLIDVVTTNTTDFFREPKHFELMLSTVLPDLCQRNSRPVKVWSAGCSSGEEPYTLCMVLNEFSERNNNFKYSLMASDISTDILRKAMNAVYPLSKVDVVPMALKKKYLLKSKDKTKPLVRVKPELRSKVDFRRINFMEPFPFKDQKDIIFCRNVVIYFDRVTQYTLFKKFCATLSSGGYLFIGHSESISGMELPVRQIAPTVYQKV; translated from the coding sequence ATGTCTCTACACAATAAAACAGAAAATGCGTGTGGTACAATAGGGCTGAATACTCGTATGACTGATGCTGATTTCAGCAAATTCAGCAAGTTGATCAAAGAAGAATTCGGTATCAAGATGCCGCCATCCAAAAAAACGATGTTGGAGGCCCGTCTTCAGAAGAGATTGCGCGCATTAGGCTTCAGCTACTATTCTCAGTATTGTGATTTTCTTTTCAGTCCCGGGGGTTTTGAGAAGGAGCTGACGCAGCTTATTGATGTTGTAACTACAAATACAACCGATTTTTTTCGTGAACCAAAACATTTTGAATTAATGCTTAGCACGGTGCTTCCGGATCTTTGTCAGCGCAACAGCAGGCCTGTAAAAGTATGGTCCGCTGGTTGTTCCAGTGGTGAAGAACCATATACTTTATGCATGGTGTTAAATGAATTTTCTGAGAGAAATAATAATTTTAAATATTCTTTAATGGCTTCAGACATATCAACCGATATTTTGCGGAAGGCTATGAATGCTGTCTATCCACTCAGCAAAGTTGATGTTGTTCCAATGGCTTTGAAGAAAAAATATTTGCTTAAAAGTAAAGATAAAACCAAACCATTAGTCCGTGTAAAGCCTGAACTGCGCAGTAAAGTTGATTTCAGAAGAATTAATTTTATGGAACCTTTTCCTTTTAAGGATCAAAAGGATATAATTTTTTGCCGTAACGTGGTTATTTATTTTGACCGTGTGACTCAGTACACACTCTTCAAGAAGTTTTGTGCTACGCTCTCATCTGGTGGCTATCTGTTTATTGGACACTCTGAAAGTATTTCTGGAATGGAACTGCCTGTACGGCAGATTGCTCCTACTGTTTATCAAAAGGTTTAG
- the aat gene encoding leucyl/phenylalanyl-tRNA--protein transferase, with protein MVVYRLIEDPVFPHPEEAEPDGLLAVGGDLSPERLLSAYASGIFPWYDEQSPILWWSLDPRLILDFDKLHISRRVRRKVRKKEYIVTLDHAFESVIANCARKFRPGQAGTWILPEMIEAFVKLHKLGFAHSVEVWNKHGNLAGGLYGVSLGKFFSGESMFFLEPDASKFGFSYLVQWLKNREFHFVDCQQPTDHLKSLGAEEVSRESFLEMLDESLEFPALRGRWEFMGGEYEMITEILS; from the coding sequence ATGGTTGTTTACAGATTGATAGAAGACCCCGTATTCCCACATCCCGAAGAGGCGGAGCCTGATGGGTTGCTTGCAGTCGGAGGAGATTTAAGCCCTGAACGGCTGCTCTCTGCCTATGCTTCTGGTATTTTTCCCTGGTATGATGAACAATCTCCGATTTTGTGGTGGTCTCTCGATCCGCGTTTGATACTTGATTTCGATAAATTGCATATTTCACGGCGGGTGCGGCGCAAGGTAAGAAAGAAGGAATATATTGTTACCCTTGATCACGCTTTTGAAAGTGTGATTGCCAACTGTGCCAGAAAATTCCGTCCGGGACAGGCCGGAACATGGATTCTGCCGGAAATGATTGAGGCTTTTGTTAAGCTCCACAAGCTGGGCTTTGCGCACAGTGTGGAAGTATGGAACAAGCACGGCAATCTTGCCGGCGGTCTTTACGGAGTTTCTCTGGGTAAATTTTTCTCAGGGGAATCCATGTTTTTTCTTGAGCCGGATGCATCTAAGTTCGGTTTTTCATATCTTGTTCAATGGTTGAAAAACCGCGAATTTCATTTTGTTGATTGTCAGCAGCCGACAGATCATCTTAAATCCCTTGGGGCCGAGGAAGTCAGCCGGGAGTCTTTTCTAGAAATGCTTGATGAGTCCTTGGAGTTTCCAGCCTTGAGAGGGCGATGGGAATTTATGGGGGGGGAATACGAGATGATAACGGAGATTTTGAGCTAG
- a CDS encoding DUF190 domain-containing protein: MTLTEKATRLKIFTGEENRIKHRPLYEVIVEEARTLGLAGASVYRGVMGYGANSQVRTTSILRLSEDLPLIIEIIDRPEKIEKLISFLDENMTEGLVTSEEVTIVIHKHNEGEKQKK, encoded by the coding sequence ATGACATTAACCGAAAAGGCTACAAGACTCAAAATTTTCACTGGGGAGGAAAACAGGATCAAGCACAGACCTCTCTACGAAGTGATTGTAGAAGAAGCGCGCACTCTTGGGCTGGCCGGGGCATCCGTTTACCGAGGCGTCATGGGCTACGGCGCAAACAGCCAGGTCCGCACCACATCCATTCTTAGACTTTCCGAAGACTTGCCGCTGATAATAGAAATTATCGACCGGCCTGAAAAGATAGAAAAATTAATCAGTTTTCTAGACGAAAACATGACAGAAGGACTGGTCACTTCCGAAGAAGTGACCATCGTAATTCATAAGCATAATGAAGGCGAAAAACAGAAAAAGTAA
- the clpA gene encoding ATP-dependent Clp protease ATP-binding subunit ClpA — MLSKALEQALTSAVNEVRIRNHEFLTLEHLLYAIIQEEVGADIISGCGAELPKLRSQLERFFDENLEPLPAGVDTEVIQTLGVRRVLQRAIWQKKAAGKDLVEVGDVVAAMFEEEDSYAVYFLKTHDISRLDILEYISHSMSEGGDWTEGLDISPNPQRRGSGASPDGSPGGGKDGKESPLEEFTTNLTQRARDGKIDPLIGRDNEVERTLQVLSRRRKNNPIFVGDPGVGKTAMAEGLALAIAKGNVPAAFENTDVFALDMGALLAGTKYRGDFESRLKGVLSQLKHKEGSILFVDEIHTIVGAGATSGGSMDASNILKPFLGSGEIRCIGATTYEEYKNHFEKDRALSRRFQKIDITEPSVEETIEILKGLKPYYEEHHNVVYAPSAIKAASELSARHINERFLPDKAIDVIDEAGAFYNLSQRKRKDNRIVVADVEKVISKMARIPTRRITMSDRSRLQELDLNLKNVVFGQDEAVNLITKAILRSRAGMKQIGRPTGSFLLTGPTGVGKTELARQLASTMGVHFMRFDMSEYMEKHAVARLIGAPPGYVGFDQGGLLTEGVRKNPHCVILFDEIEKAHPDVFNILLQVMDYATLTDNNGRKADFRHVVLLMTSNAGAREMAKGGIGFGASVKGGEDKGRGLKAVEKIFSPEFRNRLDAIVPFNSLHIDVMELIVDKFVKELNGQLLDNKVTIELTKKSRHWLAKKGHDPAYGARPMARLIQTSIKDEIADEILFGKLVKGGTVQVSTAGKGEDEKLSFKYKSVSKK, encoded by the coding sequence ATGCTCAGTAAGGCTTTGGAACAAGCACTGACTTCTGCGGTTAATGAAGTCAGGATTAGAAATCACGAATTCCTTACTCTTGAACATCTGCTTTATGCGATAATTCAAGAAGAGGTTGGTGCGGACATAATATCCGGGTGTGGTGCAGAGCTTCCAAAGCTCCGTAGCCAGTTGGAACGTTTTTTTGATGAAAATCTCGAACCCCTGCCTGCAGGCGTTGATACCGAGGTTATCCAGACTTTGGGTGTAAGGCGGGTGCTGCAAAGGGCTATCTGGCAGAAGAAGGCGGCAGGAAAGGATTTGGTTGAGGTCGGCGACGTGGTAGCCGCCATGTTTGAGGAAGAAGATTCCTATGCGGTTTATTTCCTGAAGACGCATGATATTTCGCGTCTTGATATTCTTGAATATATTTCTCATTCCATGAGTGAGGGAGGAGATTGGACCGAAGGCTTGGACATAAGTCCTAATCCCCAGCGCAGGGGGAGCGGTGCGTCACCTGATGGCAGTCCCGGCGGCGGCAAGGATGGCAAAGAATCCCCGCTGGAAGAATTCACTACCAATCTAACCCAACGAGCTCGGGACGGTAAGATAGATCCGCTCATCGGACGTGATAATGAAGTTGAGCGTACATTGCAGGTTCTTTCCCGCCGGCGTAAGAACAACCCTATTTTCGTGGGTGATCCCGGTGTAGGTAAGACCGCTATGGCCGAAGGTCTGGCTCTTGCCATTGCCAAGGGTAATGTTCCTGCGGCTTTTGAGAACACCGATGTTTTCGCACTTGATATGGGAGCGTTGCTGGCAGGAACCAAGTATCGCGGTGACTTTGAATCACGGCTCAAGGGTGTGCTTAGCCAGCTTAAGCATAAGGAAGGTTCCATCCTCTTTGTGGATGAAATCCATACTATCGTAGGTGCTGGAGCAACCAGCGGCGGATCAATGGACGCTTCCAATATTCTTAAACCTTTCCTCGGTTCCGGTGAAATCCGTTGTATCGGTGCTACCACGTATGAGGAATACAAGAACCATTTTGAAAAGGATCGTGCGCTTTCCCGCAGGTTCCAGAAGATCGACATTACCGAACCTTCTGTGGAAGAAACCATAGAAATTCTTAAGGGTCTTAAGCCTTACTATGAGGAACACCACAACGTTGTTTATGCTCCTTCGGCCATTAAAGCCGCTTCGGAGCTTTCCGCAAGACACATTAACGAACGATTTCTGCCTGATAAGGCTATCGACGTAATTGATGAGGCTGGAGCTTTCTACAATCTTAGCCAGCGCAAGCGTAAAGATAACCGTATTGTTGTCGCTGATGTTGAAAAGGTTATTTCCAAGATGGCCCGCATTCCTACAAGGCGCATCACCATGTCCGACCGTTCACGTTTGCAGGAACTTGACTTAAACCTGAAGAACGTTGTTTTCGGACAGGATGAGGCTGTAAACCTGATCACCAAGGCGATCCTCCGCTCCCGCGCGGGGATGAAGCAGATCGGCAGACCTACCGGTTCTTTCCTGCTTACCGGACCTACCGGGGTGGGTAAGACTGAATTGGCCCGCCAGCTCGCCTCAACAATGGGTGTCCACTTCATGCGTTTTGACATGAGTGAATACATGGAGAAGCATGCGGTGGCCAGACTTATCGGTGCGCCTCCGGGCTATGTCGGTTTTGATCAGGGCGGTCTGCTGACTGAAGGTGTGCGTAAGAATCCGCATTGCGTAATTCTTTTTGATGAAATTGAGAAGGCGCATCCGGACGTATTTAATATCCTCTTGCAGGTTATGGACTACGCGACTCTGACCGACAATAACGGCCGTAAGGCTGACTTCAGGCATGTTGTTCTGCTCATGACTTCCAATGCCGGAGCGCGTGAGATGGCTAAGGGCGGTATCGGTTTCGGTGCCAGCGTGAAGGGCGGTGAAGACAAGGGCCGAGGACTCAAGGCGGTTGAAAAGATTTTCAGCCCTGAATTCCGCAACAGGCTTGATGCGATTGTACCCTTCAATTCCCTGCATATTGACGTCATGGAACTCATCGTTGATAAGTTCGTCAAGGAACTCAACGGTCAGTTGCTGGATAATAAGGTTACTATTGAGCTTACCAAGAAGTCCCGCCACTGGTTGGCAAAGAAGGGACATGATCCGGCTTACGGCGCAAGGCCTATGGCCCGCCTGATCCAGACTTCCATCAAGGATGAAATCGCAGATGAAATTCTCTTTGGCAAGCTGGTAAAGGGTGGAACCGTGCAGGTATCTACAGCCGGAAAGGGCGAAGACGAGAAGCTCAGCTTCAAGTACAAGTCTGTAAGCAAGAAGTAG
- a CDS encoding chemotaxis response regulator protein-glutamate methylesterase: protein MNKTKVLIIDDSALVRQALQQLFSTDASIEVIGSAGDPFAAAEIMKRVIPDVITLDIEMPKMDGLTFLRKLMTQHPIPVVICSTLTEQGSDAYMKALEYGAVDVITKPKIGTKKFFEESSIRVCDVVKAAAMTRPGKLTARPMTVQPKLSADAVLPKARPRTTSLQTTEKVVLVGASTGGTEAIQLFLQSMPLDCPGIAIVQHMPEKFTAAFASRLNSICQITVKEAKDGDSVLRGQALIAPGNKHMLFKRSGARYYVEIKDGPLVSRHRPSVDVLFRSGAASAGKNAVAVIMTGMGDDGAKGMKEMHDAGTYCIAQDEASCVVFGMPQEAIKLGGVDKVMPLRNISGAVVNYCNR from the coding sequence ATGAATAAAACAAAGGTTTTGATTATTGATGACTCCGCTTTGGTTCGTCAAGCATTGCAACAGCTTTTTTCCACTGATGCATCTATTGAGGTTATTGGCAGCGCCGGAGATCCGTTTGCTGCTGCAGAGATCATGAAGCGGGTTATTCCTGATGTAATAACCCTTGATATTGAGATGCCCAAGATGGATGGGTTGACCTTTTTGCGTAAGTTAATGACTCAGCATCCGATTCCGGTGGTTATTTGTTCGACCCTGACCGAGCAGGGGTCGGATGCATACATGAAAGCCCTTGAATACGGGGCTGTTGATGTTATTACGAAGCCTAAAATCGGAACAAAGAAATTTTTTGAAGAATCAAGCATAAGGGTTTGCGATGTGGTTAAAGCTGCTGCCATGACCAGACCGGGTAAGCTCACGGCACGGCCTATGACTGTCCAACCCAAGCTTTCAGCAGATGCGGTTCTTCCTAAAGCCCGTCCCCGGACAACTTCTTTGCAAACCACAGAGAAAGTCGTGCTTGTAGGGGCTTCCACAGGCGGAACCGAGGCAATCCAGTTATTTTTGCAGAGCATGCCGCTTGATTGTCCTGGCATAGCCATCGTGCAGCATATGCCCGAAAAATTTACCGCTGCTTTTGCTTCAAGGTTGAACAGCATTTGTCAGATAACTGTTAAAGAAGCCAAGGATGGCGATAGCGTATTGAGAGGGCAGGCTCTTATCGCTCCCGGTAACAAGCATATGCTTTTCAAGCGTTCCGGTGCGCGTTATTACGTAGAAATAAAAGATGGACCGTTGGTAAGTCGCCACCGACCTTCTGTGGATGTACTGTTCCGCTCCGGTGCAGCCAGTGCAGGTAAGAATGCTGTTGCCGTAATTATGACCGGTATGGGTGATGACGGAGCCAAGGGAATGAAAGAGATGCACGATGCAGGAACATACTGCATAGCGCAGGATGAAGCCTCCTGCGTAGTTTTTGGAATGCCGCAGGAAGCCATCAAACTGGGCGGTGTAGATAAGGTTATGCCGCTTAGGAATATATCTGGTGCGGTTGTAAACTACTGTAATCGGTAG
- a CDS encoding class IV adenylate cyclase — MALETELKYLNADHDKIRKTLQGQGGKFLTRNYERNIVLDDPGRTLYKRSALLRVRQADKVTMTVKRIPAAPISGKAKVYIEHETEVSNFDETVAALQVLGYSPVFSYEKIREEWEFAGCHVCLDLLPFGPFIEVEGGEDGILNCAQILGLSFEDSCTKTYHELNRDYRKENGLVPDENFIFTPEEIKVLL, encoded by the coding sequence ATGGCTCTTGAAACTGAATTGAAATACCTGAATGCAGATCACGACAAAATTCGGAAGACTCTGCAGGGGCAGGGTGGTAAATTTTTGACCCGGAACTATGAGCGCAATATTGTGCTCGATGATCCCGGCCGCACTCTTTATAAGCGCTCTGCGTTGTTGCGTGTCAGACAGGCTGATAAAGTAACCATGACCGTAAAGCGTATTCCCGCTGCTCCGATTTCTGGTAAGGCTAAGGTTTATATTGAGCACGAAACCGAAGTATCGAATTTCGATGAGACTGTGGCAGCTTTGCAGGTTTTGGGATATTCTCCTGTTTTCAGCTATGAGAAGATCAGGGAAGAGTGGGAATTTGCAGGATGTCATGTCTGTCTGGATCTGCTCCCATTTGGCCCGTTTATTGAAGTTGAAGGTGGTGAGGACGGAATTTTGAACTGTGCGCAGATCCTTGGTCTCAGTTTTGAAGATTCCTGCACGAAGACTTATCATGAGTTGAACCGCGACTACCGAAAAGAGAATGGGCTGGTTCCGGATGAGAACTTTATATTTACTCCTGAAGAGATTAAAGTTTTACTTTAA